Proteins from one Hyperolius riggenbachi isolate aHypRig1 chromosome 2, aHypRig1.pri, whole genome shotgun sequence genomic window:
- the TLR7 gene encoding toll-like receptor 7 has product MFPLKISTLSFLLYTVPLFLRLLVASRYPKSLPCDVIEEGKYILVDCTDRRLTIIPPQIPNNTTNLTLNINHIREITPNSFAQFSNLVAVGIKCNCIPPKLGPKDLTCTQRLSLQDGSFAPLHRLRSLFLDGNQLFQFPRGLPPHLEVLSLEANNIFSINKKNLSEIHNIERLYLGQNCYYRNPCNASYHVENEAFKELTHLTLLSLKGNNLSYVPGSFPVSLKELYLYNNKIQFIEEDDFQNLTNLEVLDLSANCPRCYNTPYPCTPCPNNAPIFIHPKAFDSLKSLHTLRLQSNSLYRISCRWFKNIDNLQVLDLSQNFLASEIKEATFLNCVPTLRILDFSFNYALQQYQPDLQLPKSFSVLKSLEVLRIRGYVFQELKRSNLEPLVNLKNLTVLDLGTNFIKVIDFSLFQNFTALKTIGLANNKISPVGEPSLTSCSNIKSSSAQYNYAPFRDVHYFNYDEQAHYCKFNENEESTFQKFASDSCQSYGPMLDLSQNNMFFVRTSDFKDLSFIKCLNMSGNAISQALNGTEFTSLRQLKYLDFSNNRLDLLHPSSFQELKELEILDISYNSHYFLAEGLTHMLNFTANLPNLKKLLMNWNEISTSRSNEMVSQSIHSLEFKGNHLDMLWKDGDTRYLNFFRNLTNLNNLDLSYNSLSFLTTKVFEGMPANLTYLYLSHNMFKTFSWEMLIVLEKLEYLDLSNNFLTTLPPQLSNCTRSIKSLILSKNSIETLTKNFLTNASSLKYLDLSYNKISYIDKSSFPDDILSNLELLLIQGNPFICNCELVWFALWINKTNVVIPYLVPDVTCDGPGTHKGKSVVLLDPHTCEREYLELGLFSTFSSIVICMLVGCISSHLFYWDFWYAYHLIKAKLKGYRKLPKYCYDAFIAYDSKDVDVSDWVLNELIGILENQEEKMFNLCLEVRDWLPGAPFLDNLAESIQISRKTVFVLTDNYTKSGHFKTAFYIAHQRLIEEKVDVIIFVLLEKTLQRSRYLRLRKRLCGDSVLYWPTNPKSRSYFWNCVKNSLRTNNTLPYDRLFKDST; this is encoded by the coding sequence ATGTTTCCATTGAAGATATCAACATTGTCATTCCTTCTCTACACCGTACCTTTGTTTTTGAGACTGCTGGTAGCCAGCAGATACCCTAAAAGTTTGCCTTGTGATGTGATTGAAGAAGGCAAATACATTCTTGTGGACTGCACTGACCGGAGACTCACAATAATTCCTCCCCAGATACCAAACAATACCACCAATCTAACATTGAATATTAACCATATCAGAGAAATAACACCAAATTCATTTGCACAGTTTAGCAATCTTGTTGCCGTTGGTATTAAATGTAACTGTATACCTCCAAAATTAGGTCCTAAGGACCTCACTTGCACACAGAGACTATCTCTACAAGATGGAAGTTTTGCCCCACTACATAGATTGCGATCCCTTTTTTTGGATGGAAATCAGCTTTTTCAGTTCCCAAGAGGCCTACCACCACACTTAGAAGTTTTAAGCCTTGAAGCCAACAACATATTTTCtattaacaaaaaaaacctttcagaAATACATAATATTGAGAGGTTATACTTAGGACAGAACTGCTACTACCGAAACCCATGTAATGCAAGTTATCACGTGGAAAATGAGGCATTCAAAGAATTAACACATCTGACTCTGTTATCTCTGAAAGGAAATAATCTATCATATGTGCCAGGAAGTTTTCCAGTCAGTCTTAAAGAGCTATACCTCTATAATAACAAAATACAATTTATTGAAGAAGATGATTTTCAAAATTTAACCAACTTAGAAGTTCTTGACCTAAGTGCAAATTGTCCTCGCTGTTATAATACTCCATACCCTTGTACCCCATGTCCAAACAATGCTCCAATATTTATACATCCAAAAGCCTTTGATTCACTGAAATCCTTGCACACACTTCGTTTGCAAAGTAACTCACTCTACCGAATCTCCTGCAGATGGTTTAAAAACATTGACAACCTGCAGGTTCTTGACCTGTCTCAAAATTTTCTAGCCAGCGAAATTAAAGAAGCAACATTTTTGAACTGTGTGCCAACCTTAAGAATTTTAGATTTTTCATTCAACTATGCATTACAACAATATCAACCAGACCTGCAATTACCCaaatcattttctgttttaaaatcaTTGGAAGTTTTGAGAATCCGTGGATATGTTTTTCAAGAATTGAAGAGAAGCAACCTTGAACCATTAGTTAACTTAAAAAACCTTACTGTTTTGGATCTTGGTACAAATTTTATCAAAGTGATAGATTTTAGTTTGTTTCAGAACTTTACTGCTTTGAAGACGATAGGACTTGCTAATAATAAAATCTCTCCAGTAGGTGAGCCCTCCCTTACCTCTTGCTCAAACATCAAATCATCTTCTGCACAATACAACTATGCCCCATTTCGTGATGTTCATTACTTTAATTATGACGAACAAGCTCATTACTGTAAGTTCAATGAGAACGAGGAATCAACTTTTCAGAAATTTGCAAGTGACAGTTGTCAAAGCTATGGTCCAATGTTGGACTTAAGTCAAAACAATATGTTTTTTGTAAGGACCAGTGATTTTAAAGATCTTAGCTTTATCAAATGCCTAAACATGTCAGGTAATGCCATTAGCCAAGCACTAAACGGAACAGAATTTACCTCCCTTAGACAGTTGAAATATTTAGACTTTTCCAATAATCGTCTTGATCTACTTCATCCAAGTTCATTTCAAGAGCTTAAAGAATTAGAGATCTTGGATATAAGCTACAACAGCCACTACTTCCTAGCTGAAGGGTTAACTCACATGCTTAATTTCACAGCAAACTTGCCAAACCTAAAAAAACTACTTATGAACTGGAATGAAATATCAACGTCAAGAAGCAATGAAATGGTTAGCCAGTCAATCCATAGCCTAGAGTTTAAGGGAAACCACTTGGATATGCTATGGAAGGATGGAGATACAAGATACTTAAATTTCTTCAGAAATTTAACAAACCTTAACAATTTGGACCTTTCTTACAATTCTTTATCTTTTCTAACTACAAAGGTATTTGAAGGGATGCCTGCTAATCTTACCTACCTCTATCTGTCTCACAATATGTTTAAAACTTTTAGCTGGGAAATGCTAATCGTTTTAGAAAAACTTGAGTATTTAGATCTAAGCAACAATTTCTTGACGACTTTGCCACCTCAACTGTCTAACTGCACTCGTTCCATCAAATCACTCATCTTAAGTAAAAACAGCATAGAAACTCTAACTAAGAACTTTCTTACGAATGCATCTAGCCTGAAATATTTGGACTTAAGTTACAACAAGATAAGCTATATAGATAAGTCCAGCTTTCCTGATGATATATTGTCAAACCTAGAGCTCCTTCTGATACAAGGTAATCCATTTATATGTAATTGCGAGCTGGtgtggtttgccttgtggataaaCAAAACAAATGTCGTTATTCCATACCTAGTACCAGATGTGACATGTGATGGACCCGGTACACACAAAGGGAAGAGTGTGGTTTTATTGGATCCACATACTTGTGAAAGAGAATATCTAGAACTGGGTTTATTTTCTACTTTTTCATCCATTGTAATTTGCATGTTGGTGGGCTGCATTTCAAGCCATCTGTTTTACTGGGATTTTTGGTACGCCTACCACTTAATCAAAGCAAAGTTAAAAGGCTACAGGAAGTTGCCAAAATATTGCTATGATGCTTTTATTGCATACGATAGCAAAGATGTGGATGTATCAGACTGGGTTTTGAATGAACTAATCGGAATTCTTGAAAACCAAGAGGAAAAGATGTTTAATCTGTGTTTGGAAGTAAGAGACTGGCTTCCCGGAGCACCCTTTTTGGATAACCTTGCAGAAAGTATCCAGATCAGTCGAAAAACTGTGTTTGTGCTGACAGATAATTATACCAAAAGTGGACATTTTAAGACAGCCTTCTATATAGCACACCAGCGACTTATAGAGGAGAAAGTTGATGTCATTATTTTTGTATTGCTTGAAAAAACTTTACAGAGATCTCGGTACCTTCGTCTCAGGAAAAGATTATGTGGTGACTCCGTTTTGTATTGGCCTACTAATCCCAAATCACGAAGCTACTTTTGGAACTGCGTAAAGAATTCATTAAGAACAAATAACACATTGCCATATGATAGACTTTTTAAAGATAGTACTTAA